A genomic region of Phenylobacterium parvum contains the following coding sequences:
- a CDS encoding DUF6665 family protein, protein MSLRPPRLGQGSDPGRDTGLSVLEAEMMSEAAAALGRAGSRAEAALSRLTDPEALEREGRDALLKAAAEAVWSLFIQRESCGLRDQRQVITDLGIPRAVLVRLGAR, encoded by the coding sequence ATGAGCCTGCGTCCTCCCCGCCTCGGGCAGGGTTCTGATCCGGGTCGTGACACCGGTCTGAGCGTTCTCGAGGCCGAGATGATGTCCGAGGCCGCCGCCGCCCTGGGGCGCGCCGGGAGCCGCGCGGAGGCGGCCCTTTCCCGGCTGACCGACCCTGAAGCCCTGGAGCGCGAAGGACGCGACGCCCTTCTGAAGGCGGCGGCCGAGGCGGTCTGGAGCCTCTTCATCCAGCGTGAGTCCTGCGGGCTGCGGGACCAGAGGCAGGTGATCACCGACCTGGGAATTCCCCGGGCCGTGCTGGTGCGTCTGGGTGCTCGCTAG
- a CDS encoding NADH:ubiquinone oxidoreductase subunit NDUFA12, protein MLKAIFTWWNGATIGAGFHIKRRGALVGQDDYGNRYFEARDARDSYDGRRRRWVIYKGYPDASKVPAEWHGWLHYTFDEPPTVAPLTRRSWEKDHLPNLTGTVHAWRPKGSIARGGERARAAGDYEAWRPE, encoded by the coding sequence GTGCTGAAAGCGATCTTCACCTGGTGGAACGGCGCCACGATCGGCGCGGGTTTCCATATCAAGCGCCGCGGCGCCCTTGTCGGCCAGGACGACTATGGCAACCGCTATTTCGAGGCGCGGGACGCCCGGGACTCCTACGACGGCCGCCGTCGGCGCTGGGTGATCTACAAGGGGTATCCCGACGCCTCCAAGGTTCCCGCCGAGTGGCACGGCTGGCTTCACTACACCTTTGACGAGCCTCCGACCGTCGCACCGCTGACCCGCCGGTCCTGGGAGAAGGACCACCTGCCGAACCTGACCGGCACGGTCCACGCCTGGCGGCCCAAGGGGTCCATCGCCCGCGGCGGCGAGCGCGCCCGCGCCGCAGGCGACTACGAGGCCTGGCGGCCCGAATAG
- a CDS encoding serine hydrolase domain-containing protein: MTQFFRSLASAVAVAALISAPQALAAPRKAAEVKPEAVGFDSARLKRLDDAMAKVVADGRVSGMTTLLVRHGQVVGFKTYGKKDLATGAPMDKDTIFRIYSMSKPITGVAMMILYEEGKWKLDDPVTKFIPEFKNLKVMAGVDDKGNMITVPAERPPTMREIMSHTAGFGYGLGDRHPVDRMFREKRVLGANGLNDMITRISDIPLMFQPGTAWSYSVSVDIQGAIVERISGQTLGAFMEERIFRPLKMVDTGFYVPAGKTDRLATLYMTDPKTRQNVLATAIFDNPPPDYTKAPTMESGGGGLVSTTSDYGRFSQMILNGGELEGARILSPAAVELMRTNVIPKSVLVTSNGTSGSRFNEAVGFGLDFMVNLDPRASGSLEGANTMSWGGAAGTWFWIDPTNDLYFVGMIQRLGGTGGEDLGTAARTLTYQALVDPKK, encoded by the coding sequence TTGACTCAGTTTTTCCGAAGCCTGGCGTCGGCTGTCGCCGTCGCTGCACTCATTTCCGCGCCCCAGGCCCTGGCGGCCCCGCGCAAGGCCGCCGAGGTGAAGCCCGAGGCCGTCGGCTTCGACTCCGCCCGCCTGAAGCGTCTGGATGACGCCATGGCCAAGGTGGTGGCCGATGGCCGGGTCTCCGGCATGACGACCCTGCTGGTTCGGCACGGGCAGGTGGTCGGCTTCAAGACCTACGGCAAGAAGGACCTCGCCACCGGCGCCCCGATGGATAAGGACACGATCTTCCGCATCTACTCCATGTCCAAGCCCATCACCGGCGTGGCCATGATGATTCTCTACGAGGAGGGCAAATGGAAGCTGGATGACCCGGTGACCAAGTTCATCCCCGAATTCAAGAACCTGAAGGTCATGGCCGGGGTGGACGACAAGGGGAACATGATCACGGTTCCCGCCGAGCGTCCGCCGACCATGCGCGAGATCATGAGCCATACGGCGGGCTTTGGTTACGGGCTTGGCGATCGCCACCCCGTGGACCGCATGTTCCGCGAAAAGCGGGTGCTGGGCGCCAACGGGCTGAATGACATGATCACCCGGATCTCAGACATCCCGCTCATGTTCCAGCCGGGAACCGCCTGGTCCTATTCGGTGTCCGTCGACATCCAGGGGGCCATCGTCGAGCGGATCAGCGGCCAGACCCTGGGCGCTTTCATGGAGGAGCGGATCTTCCGCCCGCTCAAGATGGTCGACACAGGATTCTACGTTCCCGCCGGCAAGACGGATCGGCTGGCGACCCTCTACATGACGGATCCCAAGACCCGTCAGAACGTACTCGCCACCGCCATCTTCGATAATCCGCCCCCGGACTACACCAAGGCGCCCACCATGGAGTCCGGCGGCGGCGGGCTGGTCTCGACGACCTCGGACTATGGCCGTTTCTCACAGATGATCCTGAATGGCGGCGAGCTTGAAGGGGCCCGCATCCTTTCCCCGGCCGCGGTCGAGCTGATGCGGACGAACGTCATCCCGAAGAGCGTGCTGGTGACCTCGAACGGCACCTCGGGCTCGCGCTTCAATGAGGCGGTGGGCTTCGGCCTGGACTTCATGGTCAACCTCGATCCCCGGGCTTCCGGGAGCCTTGAGGGCGCCAACACCATGAGCTGGGGCGGCGCGGCCGGCACCTGGTTCTGGATCGATCCGACCAACGACCTCTACTTCGTGGGCATGATCCAGCGCCTCGGCGGCACCGGCGGCGAGGACCTCGGCACCGCGGCCCGGACCCTGACCTACCAGGCCCTGGTCGACCCGAAGAAGTAG
- a CDS encoding PQQ-dependent sugar dehydrogenase, translating into MIKPTSTVASKPDRSPRPWAIALAGALVLAGGAVAAVSALAEPSAPPNAPFRIEEIADLDQPWAMTFLPDGRMLITEKAGQLLMLSADGKQRKAVTGVPAVTSQGQGGLMDVVLHPRFAKNRMVYFSYSEAAGKDSSVVLARGVFKDGDAPSLRNVQALFRGPKYDAKAGHYSGRIAFSPEGKLLFAVGDRQQWDGFQRTEPQDIKILSGKVLRLNDDGTPAAGNPLAARGGDPAIWTYGHRNLLGLAFDANGNLWEQEMGPLGGDEVNLILPGRNYGWPVVSNGDNYPRPPTNGAAIPDHRPGDGFEAPKVWWNPAISPAGMMVYSGKLWPQWRGDIFIGGLSSRSLVRVDVNGPEVTKGDQFALGSRIREPEEGPDGSIYLLTDGLRGSDGMLVKLTPKK; encoded by the coding sequence ATGATCAAGCCGACCTCGACTGTTGCGAGCAAGCCGGACCGTTCTCCTCGTCCGTGGGCGATTGCGCTCGCCGGCGCATTGGTGCTGGCCGGCGGGGCCGTCGCCGCCGTCTCGGCCCTGGCGGAGCCCTCAGCCCCACCCAACGCGCCGTTCCGGATCGAGGAAATCGCCGACCTCGACCAGCCCTGGGCCATGACCTTCCTGCCCGACGGCCGCATGTTGATCACCGAGAAGGCTGGCCAGCTGTTAATGCTCTCAGCAGACGGCAAACAGCGGAAGGCCGTGACCGGCGTCCCCGCCGTGACATCCCAGGGACAGGGCGGACTGATGGATGTCGTGCTTCACCCCCGGTTCGCCAAGAACCGGATGGTTTACTTCAGCTATTCGGAAGCCGCCGGGAAGGACTCAAGCGTGGTCCTGGCGCGCGGCGTGTTCAAAGACGGAGACGCCCCGTCGCTACGCAACGTGCAGGCGCTTTTCCGAGGCCCCAAGTATGACGCGAAGGCGGGCCACTATTCTGGCCGCATCGCATTCTCGCCCGAGGGCAAGCTGTTGTTCGCCGTCGGTGATCGCCAGCAGTGGGACGGTTTCCAGCGCACGGAGCCGCAGGATATCAAAATCCTCTCAGGCAAGGTTCTGCGCCTCAACGACGACGGCACGCCGGCAGCTGGCAATCCCCTGGCGGCGCGCGGCGGTGATCCCGCCATCTGGACCTATGGCCACCGCAACCTCCTCGGCCTGGCGTTCGACGCAAACGGCAACCTGTGGGAGCAGGAGATGGGCCCTCTGGGCGGCGACGAGGTCAATCTGATCCTGCCCGGCCGCAACTACGGATGGCCGGTCGTCTCCAATGGCGACAACTACCCGCGCCCGCCGACCAATGGGGCGGCGATCCCGGATCATCGCCCTGGCGACGGCTTTGAAGCGCCGAAGGTCTGGTGGAATCCCGCCATATCGCCCGCGGGTATGATGGTCTACTCCGGCAAGCTCTGGCCGCAGTGGCGCGGCGATATCTTCATCGGCGGTCTGTCCAGTCGGAGTCTGGTCAGGGTCGATGTCAACGGACCCGAGGTCACGAAGGGCGACCAGTTCGCGCTGGGTTCGCGCATTCGCGAGCCGGAGGAGGGGCCTGACGGCTCAATCTATCTTCTCACCGATGGCCTGCGCGGCTCCGACGGGATGCTGGTGAAGCTGACGCCCAAGAAGTGA
- the aspS gene encoding aspartate--tRNA ligase, with amino-acid sequence MHAYRTHTCGALRAGDTGQSVRLSGWINRKRDHGGLVFVDLRDHYGLTQLVFAPETPGFATIERLRAESVIRVDGEVVARTPETVNPNLGTGEVEVRVRAVEVLSEAAELPLPVFGEPDYPEEIRLKHRYLDLRRETLHRNIVLRSKVIHSIRNRMIGQGFLEYQTPILTASSPEGARDFLVPSRMHPGTFYALPQAPQQFKQLLMVSGFDRYFQIAPCFRDEDLRADRSLEFYQLDVEMSFVTQEDVFAAIEPVMHGVFEEFAEGKPVTPYPFPRIPYREAMQKYGSDKPDLRNPLVMQDVSEPFRGGGFGVFARMLETPKNAIWAIPAPGGGSRAFCDRMNSWAQSEGQPGLGYIFWREGEEGGAGPIAKNLGPERTEAIREQLGLKVGDAAFFVGGDPKVFTKFAGQARTRVGTELGLVDENRFEFVWIVDFPMFELNEETGLVDFSHNPFSMPQGELEALNTRDPLDILAYQYDIVCNGYELCSGAIRNHRADVMLRAFEIVGMGAEDVESAFGGMLNAFRYGAPPHGGLAPGIDRIVMLLAGQTAIREVIAFPMNQQGQDLLMSAPSPVEDKQLKELHIRTAPPIKV; translated from the coding sequence ATGCACGCCTATCGCACCCACACCTGCGGCGCCCTGCGCGCCGGCGACACCGGCCAGTCTGTCCGCCTGTCGGGGTGGATCAATCGCAAGCGTGACCATGGCGGCCTGGTCTTCGTGGACCTGCGTGACCACTACGGCCTGACCCAGCTGGTCTTTGCGCCGGAGACCCCCGGCTTCGCGACCATCGAGCGCCTGCGCGCCGAGAGCGTCATCCGCGTGGATGGAGAGGTCGTGGCCCGCACTCCGGAGACCGTGAACCCCAACCTTGGCACGGGTGAGGTCGAGGTGCGCGTGCGGGCCGTCGAGGTCCTGTCCGAGGCCGCCGAGCTGCCCCTGCCGGTCTTCGGCGAGCCCGACTATCCGGAAGAAATCCGGCTCAAGCACCGGTACCTGGACCTGCGGCGCGAGACCCTGCACCGGAACATCGTCCTGCGCTCGAAGGTCATCCACTCGATCCGCAACCGGATGATCGGACAGGGCTTCCTGGAGTACCAGACCCCGATCCTGACGGCCTCGTCGCCCGAAGGCGCGCGGGATTTCCTGGTGCCTTCGCGGATGCACCCCGGGACCTTCTACGCCCTTCCCCAGGCTCCCCAGCAGTTCAAGCAGCTGCTGATGGTCTCGGGCTTTGACCGCTACTTCCAGATCGCCCCCTGCTTCCGGGACGAGGACCTGCGCGCCGACCGCAGCCTGGAGTTCTACCAGCTCGACGTCGAGATGAGCTTCGTGACCCAGGAGGACGTCTTCGCCGCCATCGAGCCCGTCATGCACGGGGTCTTCGAGGAGTTCGCCGAGGGCAAGCCGGTCACCCCCTATCCCTTCCCGCGCATCCCCTACCGGGAGGCCATGCAGAAGTACGGCTCCGACAAGCCGGACCTGCGCAATCCCCTGGTCATGCAGGATGTCTCCGAGCCCTTCCGGGGCGGCGGCTTCGGCGTCTTCGCCCGGATGCTGGAGACCCCGAAGAACGCCATCTGGGCCATCCCGGCGCCGGGCGGCGGCAGCCGGGCCTTCTGCGACCGCATGAACAGCTGGGCCCAGTCCGAGGGCCAGCCGGGCCTGGGCTACATCTTCTGGCGCGAGGGCGAGGAGGGCGGCGCAGGTCCGATCGCCAAGAACCTCGGCCCCGAGCGCACCGAGGCGATCCGCGAACAGCTGGGCCTGAAGGTCGGCGATGCGGCCTTCTTCGTCGGCGGCGATCCGAAGGTCTTCACCAAGTTCGCCGGCCAGGCCCGCACCCGGGTCGGGACCGAGCTCGGCCTGGTGGACGAGAACCGCTTCGAGTTCGTCTGGATCGTCGACTTCCCGATGTTCGAGCTGAACGAAGAGACGGGGCTGGTGGACTTTTCCCACAACCCCTTCTCCATGCCGCAGGGCGAGCTTGAGGCGCTGAACACCCGCGATCCGCTCGACATCCTCGCCTACCAGTACGACATCGTCTGTAACGGCTATGAGTTGTGCTCAGGCGCCATCCGGAACCACCGGGCGGACGTCATGCTGCGCGCCTTCGAGATCGTCGGCATGGGGGCGGAGGACGTGGAAAGCGCCTTTGGCGGCATGCTCAACGCCTTCCGCTATGGCGCCCCGCCGCACGGCGGCCTGGCGCCCGGCATCGACCGGATCGTCATGCTGCTGGCTGGACAGACCGCCATCCGCGAGGTCATCGCCTTCCCGATGAACCAGCAGGGCCAGGACCTCTTGATGAGCGCGCCGTCGCCGGTGGAGGACAAGCAGCTCAAGGAGCTGCACATCCGCACGGCCCCGCCGATCAAGGTCTGA
- a CDS encoding ribonucleotide reductase yields MQTPPVLEPRQVELRDRCAEVIAPVGWTDAQTEAWIEVLDGAEDLGAAIEGLATRIATQLSGRSQTGGRGADSGFRDRLLALMLNAAAAIGRPGAAAPEVLDADDPGLAARLEALAATQRGERLAHSVALKASAAMQGVLDAVSRCEGDAAACASPSDNPGLARAIERALASGAPEPLVSEALELAQAGRTTWTATLPEASEDRLRRVLTTQKPAPGLSRLVTSGVGLADSADTAKALVSAVPGVRGAVSLCAFGLGEDFDATAFGKAVADLALALSASGKPGRIALAGLGDWLLAQGLAYDSDAARKAARAIFKRARRALPEGLDVGLALFEDPELALRLGGADPSGAPSPGVVLEIETSDGVLMRTLSGPALRALHLLGLDPSTARLHALGARDLTGLPGIDRAALESRGFTDHEIAAVESALPFAGRLSDALSPQVIDPGFLSDVLGLSEAEFADPALDLAVRMGFSPDQIAQADAALAGAGRLSDLPGLSEAQAAVFTVGAEAGPAARLAMASALASHLALPPVIAIDAASGAGVEDLLAALPEAPGTVLQVRLRPLPLHLPPIAEREAPRAAEPPPSAGERIVEERIIERHIEVERPPTRRKLPDRRKGYIQKASVGGHKVYLHTGEYDDGELGEIFIDMHKEGAAFRSLMNNFAVSVSLGLQYGVPLDEFVDAFVFTRFEPAGQVTGNDAVRSATSILDYIFRELGISYLGRNDLANADGELNADGLGRGAADGQPLEDPEPQPASRLISRGFSRGAAPDNLVFLPTAQERGALGGLRRDADVCPDCGDTALVRKGADLICDTCGVRAEGDLAG; encoded by the coding sequence ATGCAGACCCCGCCCGTTCTTGAGCCCCGACAGGTCGAACTGCGGGACCGATGCGCAGAGGTGATCGCGCCGGTCGGCTGGACAGACGCCCAGACCGAGGCCTGGATCGAGGTCCTGGATGGGGCCGAAGACCTTGGAGCCGCGATCGAGGGCCTGGCCACACGCATCGCCACCCAGCTTTCCGGCCGGAGCCAGACGGGCGGACGGGGAGCCGATTCCGGATTCCGGGACCGCCTGTTGGCCCTGATGCTGAACGCCGCCGCGGCGATCGGCCGGCCGGGCGCCGCCGCGCCGGAGGTCCTCGACGCTGACGACCCCGGCCTTGCGGCCCGACTTGAAGCCCTGGCGGCAACCCAAAGAGGCGAACGTCTTGCCCATTCCGTCGCGCTCAAGGCCTCTGCTGCGATGCAGGGTGTCCTGGACGCCGTCTCCCGGTGCGAGGGGGATGCTGCAGCCTGCGCCTCCCCCTCGGACAATCCGGGCCTCGCCCGCGCCATTGAGCGCGCCCTTGCGTCTGGGGCGCCTGAGCCCCTGGTCAGCGAGGCCCTCGAGCTTGCACAGGCCGGACGGACGACCTGGACGGCGACCCTCCCCGAAGCCTCGGAGGACCGACTGCGGCGGGTCCTGACCACACAAAAGCCTGCCCCGGGGCTGAGCCGCCTTGTCACCTCTGGCGTCGGCCTGGCGGACAGCGCCGACACCGCCAAGGCGCTGGTCTCTGCTGTCCCCGGCGTGCGCGGCGCCGTCAGCCTCTGCGCCTTCGGACTTGGGGAAGATTTCGACGCGACCGCCTTCGGCAAGGCCGTCGCCGACCTGGCCCTGGCCCTCTCCGCCTCCGGAAAGCCGGGCCGGATCGCCCTTGCCGGACTGGGAGACTGGCTGTTGGCCCAGGGCCTCGCCTATGACTCCGACGCCGCACGCAAGGCCGCCAGGGCGATTTTCAAGCGCGCGCGCCGGGCCCTGCCGGAGGGACTTGATGTGGGCCTCGCCCTCTTCGAGGACCCCGAACTCGCCCTCCGCCTTGGCGGCGCCGACCCGTCAGGGGCGCCCTCGCCGGGCGTAGTCCTGGAGATCGAGACCTCGGACGGTGTCCTGATGCGGACCCTGTCAGGTCCCGCACTGCGGGCCCTCCATCTCCTGGGCCTGGACCCGTCGACGGCGCGGCTGCACGCCCTGGGCGCCCGGGACCTGACGGGCCTGCCCGGGATCGACCGCGCAGCCCTGGAGTCCCGGGGTTTCACAGACCACGAGATCGCGGCCGTCGAATCCGCCCTGCCCTTCGCCGGGCGGCTTTCCGACGCCCTGTCGCCGCAGGTGATCGACCCGGGCTTCCTGTCGGATGTCCTGGGACTCTCAGAGGCGGAGTTCGCCGACCCGGCGCTGGACCTGGCGGTCCGGATGGGTTTCAGCCCGGACCAGATCGCCCAGGCCGACGCCGCCCTCGCCGGTGCGGGCCGCCTCTCGGACCTGCCCGGCCTGAGCGAAGCCCAGGCGGCGGTCTTCACCGTCGGCGCAGAGGCAGGGCCGGCCGCGCGACTGGCCATGGCTTCTGCACTCGCCTCCCACCTGGCCCTGCCCCCTGTCATCGCCATCGACGCCGCCTCAGGCGCCGGGGTCGAGGACCTGCTTGCGGCCCTGCCTGAGGCGCCAGGAACCGTGCTGCAGGTCCGCCTGCGTCCCCTGCCCCTCCACCTGCCGCCCATTGCGGAGCGCGAGGCGCCCCGGGCCGCAGAGCCTCCGCCCTCCGCCGGCGAGCGCATCGTCGAGGAACGGATCATCGAGCGCCACATCGAGGTCGAACGCCCGCCAACGCGCCGCAAGCTTCCGGACCGCCGCAAAGGCTACATCCAGAAGGCCTCGGTGGGCGGCCACAAGGTCTATCTCCACACCGGCGAATACGACGATGGCGAACTCGGTGAGATCTTCATCGACATGCACAAGGAGGGCGCCGCCTTCCGGTCGCTGATGAACAACTTCGCGGTCTCGGTCTCGCTGGGCCTCCAGTACGGCGTGCCCCTCGATGAGTTCGTAGACGCCTTCGTCTTCACCCGCTTCGAGCCGGCTGGACAGGTGACCGGCAATGACGCCGTCCGCTCCGCGACCTCGATCCTGGACTACATTTTCCGCGAGCTCGGCATCTCCTATCTCGGCCGCAACGACCTGGCGAACGCCGATGGCGAGTTGAACGCGGACGGCCTGGGCCGCGGAGCCGCCGATGGCCAGCCCCTGGAGGATCCCGAACCCCAGCCCGCGTCACGGCTCATTTCCCGCGGGTTCTCCCGGGGGGCGGCGCCCGACAACCTCGTCTTCCTGCCGACGGCGCAGGAGCGCGGCGCGCTTGGGGGACTGCGCAGGGACGCCGACGTCTGCCCGGACTGCGGCGACACGGCCCTGGTGCGAAAGGGGGCAGACCTCATCTGCGACACCTGCGGCGTCCGCGCCGAGGGCGACCTCGCCGGCTGA
- the aat gene encoding leucyl/phenylalanyl-tRNA--protein transferase, translating into MSRPSRRHPALDFYARGVFPMAQAADDPAVFLVEPDFRGVFPLQGLRLPRRLLRTVRQDRFVVRVNSAFPEVLDACARPERPGAWINPALRRMYLEMHASGSAHSVEAWREGRLAGGLFGVSLRGAFFGESMFSVETDASKVALAHLAAHLVRGGFRLLDAQFLTDHLASLGAEEIPRPAYLERLAGALEVEGVIGAPAVLSGAEVLQVISQVS; encoded by the coding sequence GTGAGCCGCCCTTCGCGCCGCCACCCTGCACTGGACTTCTACGCCCGCGGCGTCTTTCCCATGGCGCAGGCCGCTGATGATCCAGCGGTCTTCCTGGTCGAGCCCGACTTCCGGGGCGTCTTTCCCCTTCAGGGCCTGAGACTTCCCAGGCGGCTCCTGCGCACCGTGCGGCAGGACCGCTTCGTGGTGCGGGTCAATTCCGCCTTCCCCGAGGTCCTTGACGCCTGCGCAAGGCCCGAGCGGCCGGGCGCATGGATCAATCCCGCCCTGAGGCGCATGTACCTGGAGATGCACGCCTCGGGCTCGGCCCATTCGGTGGAGGCCTGGCGCGAGGGCCGGCTGGCCGGCGGCCTGTTTGGGGTCAGCCTGCGGGGGGCCTTCTTCGGCGAAAGCATGTTCTCGGTAGAGACCGACGCCTCCAAGGTCGCCCTGGCCCACCTGGCGGCGCACCTGGTCCGGGGTGGGTTCCGGCTGCTGGACGCTCAGTTCCTCACCGACCACCTGGCCAGCCTGGGGGCCGAGGAGATCCCCCGTCCGGCCTACCTGGAGCGGCTGGCCGGGGCGCTGGAGGTCGAGGGCGTGATCGGGGCTCCTGCGGTCCTGAGCGGAGCGGAAGTCCTGCAGGTGATCAGCCAGGTGTCGTAG
- a CDS encoding pentapeptide repeat-containing protein — MSASVSSRFARSVSILLSAGVLALPLGAQALVLLGGKDIPRAVSFGGPCVGCDLSGRALVGAHFLGADFSGSALIGADLRQVRLLGADFSGSDLSRSDLSDAEITGADFDGARMKDIRLDGARIRGASFAGADFEGASLRGVVFYGVDLGGVRNLRQEQLDAACAVGSVRLPRGMVLRACPRD, encoded by the coding sequence ATGTCCGCGTCTGTATCGAGCCGCTTCGCCCGGAGCGTGTCCATCCTGCTTTCCGCCGGCGTCCTGGCCCTTCCCCTCGGCGCTCAGGCCCTGGTCCTGCTGGGCGGCAAGGATATTCCCCGCGCCGTAAGCTTCGGCGGTCCCTGTGTCGGCTGCGACCTGTCCGGGCGGGCCCTTGTCGGCGCCCACTTCCTCGGTGCGGATTTCTCGGGCTCAGCCCTCATCGGAGCGGACCTGCGCCAGGTCCGCCTCCTGGGGGCTGACTTCAGCGGCTCGGATCTGTCCCGAAGCGACCTCAGCGACGCCGAGATCACCGGCGCCGACTTCGACGGTGCGCGCATGAAGGACATACGGCTGGACGGCGCCCGGATCCGGGGCGCCAGCTTCGCGGGAGCCGACTTCGAGGGCGCCAGCCTGCGGGGCGTCGTTTTCTACGGGGTCGACCTTGGGGGCGTCCGCAACCTCCGGCAGGAGCAGCTAGACGCCGCCTGCGCCGTCGGCTCCGTGCGCCTGCCCAGGGGCATGGTCCTGCGCGCCTGCCCCCGGGACTAG
- a CDS encoding DUF2155 domain-containing protein, which produces MTGRPQTRVFAAVLLASAALLGPAGLAPAQQAPASQDAGAPPAPAPEAPAPIAPVIEEEAPPAVVEAPPPAVTPPVPASQVAPAEPPERQVAERPVESVKKRERFDVAVLQAVDKVTAETIRFEAPVGQPVRYKSLILTVRACERTAADEPAEDSIAYLTVDSQPRPQAGRPAPGGRQVFRGWIYASSPGLNGPEHPVYDTWLITCRTSAPLRTAGAPITPSTSSAPASRSR; this is translated from the coding sequence ATGACCGGGCGACCGCAGACCCGGGTCTTCGCCGCCGTCCTCCTGGCGTCGGCAGCCCTTCTGGGGCCCGCCGGCCTGGCCCCTGCGCAGCAGGCTCCGGCCTCACAGGACGCCGGCGCCCCGCCTGCTCCCGCGCCTGAAGCCCCTGCGCCCATCGCCCCCGTGATCGAGGAGGAGGCGCCCCCGGCGGTGGTCGAGGCGCCGCCTCCGGCCGTGACCCCGCCCGTTCCCGCCTCCCAGGTCGCGCCGGCCGAACCGCCCGAGCGCCAGGTCGCCGAGCGTCCTGTCGAGAGCGTGAAGAAGCGAGAGCGCTTCGACGTCGCCGTCCTCCAGGCGGTCGACAAGGTGACGGCGGAAACGATCCGCTTCGAGGCCCCGGTCGGCCAGCCCGTGCGCTACAAGTCCCTGATCCTGACGGTCCGGGCCTGCGAGCGGACGGCGGCGGATGAGCCGGCCGAGGACTCCATCGCCTACCTGACCGTCGACTCCCAGCCGAGGCCTCAGGCCGGGCGCCCGGCGCCGGGCGGGCGACAGGTGTTCCGGGGTTGGATCTACGCCTCGTCACCGGGCCTCAATGGCCCCGAGCATCCGGTCTACGACACCTGGCTGATCACCTGCAGGACTTCCGCTCCGCTCAGGACCGCAGGAGCCCCGATCACGCCCTCGACCTCCAGCGCCCCGGCCAGCCGCTCCAGGTAG